The DNA region TGAGAAGTTTGTGAAGAATACCAAACGTGAAGTTTCTATAGATTATATTCAGAAAGTAGTTTCCGATTACTTTGAAATGGATGTAGCGACGCTTCAGTCCAAAACACGAAAGCGCCACATTGTACAAGCCAGACAATTGGCTATGTTCTTTGCCAAAAAATTTACCAAAGCCTCATTGGCCAGCATTGGCTCTCAAATAGGAAAGAGAGACCATGCTACGGTACTACACGCTTGCAAAACGGTAGACAACTTGGCAGAAACGGATAAGCAGTTCAGAAAATACATTGAAGACCTTACCAAGAAATTTTCTTAAACACATATGAAAACTAACGTTCTAATGGTATGCTTGGGCAATATTTGCCGATCACCATTGGCGGAAGGCATTTTACAAAGTAAAGTGGACCCAAAAAAGGTTTTTGTAGATTCTGCAGGAACCGGAGGCTACCATATTGGCAATCCGCCAGACCCTAGATCCATTGCCGTTGCTCGCAAATATGGGCTACACATCGAAAACCAGCAATGTAGACAATTTCAAAAATCGGATTTTCAAAAATTTGATGTAATTTATACTATGGACCTCAGTAATTTTAATAACATCTTAAAATTGGCCGAGACTCCAGAGGACACTAACAAAGTAAAATTATTACTTACGGAGGTTGATTTGACTGTTATTGAAGTGCCAGATCCCTATTGGGACGATAATGGCTTTGAAAAGGTATATCAGCTAATAGATACCGCATGTACATCAATTGCCAAAAAACTCTAATTCGATTATTATGGCCAACAGAATGGAAAACCAGGGAAAGTTATATTTAATACCTACTACACTAGGTGATAACGAACCCCTAGAAGTTTTACCCATTTCTATAAAACAGGCCGTTGAGCAAATTGACCATTACATTGTTGAAAATGAAAAAACGGCAAGGCGGTTTATAAAAAAGATAAGCCCTAGAAAATCACAACCCAATCTTCATTTATCCGTACTGAACAAGTATACCGAACCTGAAGAAATACCCACTTTTTTACAATCCTGTTTAGACGGTTTCAATACAGGCATTTTATCTGAGGCCGGTTGCCCCGGTATTGCTGACCCCGGTGCGGACGTGGTAAAAATTGCTCACGATAAAAATATTCAGGTGGTGCCACTAGTAGGGCCCTCCTCTATTGTACTGGCCCTTATGGCAAGCGGAATGAACGGCCAGAGCTTTGCTTTTAACGGCTACCTGCCTATTGACGGCCCTGAGCGTAAAAGTGCCATTAAAAGATTGGAAAAACTAAGTAAAGATTACGGACAATCTCAACTGTTCATTGAAACACCCTATAGAAACGATAAGCTTTTTGCAGAGTTGCTCAAAACCCTACACCCCAACACCAGAGTATGTGTAGCCTGCGATGTAACACTACCAACGGAATATATTCTGACCAAAACCATTGCCGACTGGAAGCGCACCAAAGTAGAGTCACTTCACAAAAGACCGGCCATTTTTATTATACAAGGGTAACCCTCATTTTTTTGGGCAGCAGCCTATATTAGTATTCTTTTTTCATAGACTTTAAGTCAATTTTTCTCTTTTACGACCTCATATTCAAAACGGTACTTAAAAAGGAGTATTTTGGTATACTTATAAGCCATATAAAGCAACTAGTTGCTCTATATAGCTGTTGTGCATAAGCTCAAAAAAAATAGTTTTATCAGATGACTAACCAAAAAATAACCCTAAAATACATTCTGGCTGGAATACTGGCGGTAATATTTACCTGGGTTATTCACGAGTTTACGCATTGGTTTACCAGCGAATCTTTAGGTTATGAATCTATAATGAGACTAAATTCTGTATCTGCAATAGACGGTCAGGAACGGATGGAATGGCATAAAATTTTAATTTCCGCATCTGGACCAATAGTTACCATTTTTCAAGCAATACTAATATTTATAATTCTCAGAACAAAAGGCTGGCATAAATATATCTACCCCGCATTATTCGTCCCATTATATATGCGGTTATTAGCCGGACTAATGAATTTTATCAAGCCAAATGACGAAGGGCGAATTGGCGAAGTTTTAGGAATTGGACTTTTTACATTATCAATCATCGTTTCTGGGCTTTTATTTTTTATGGTTTTTAAAATATCTAAGAAATACGAACTGAATTGGAAATTCAATTTTTGGACAACAATAATTACGATGGTGGTAAGTTCGATTTTAATTTTGTCCGACCAGTTTTTTGGAATCAGAATACTATGAAATGGACATACAATGTGGGAAAAGCCTATGCACAACACAACCTATAAACAATACGGGCTTCGAGCTTCATCGAAAGGTTTGTGTATTTTTATGAAGTCCGCAAAATCTTTGGGATTTAGCTTTGGAACAAAAAAATAAAAAGCAAAACAATAAGAGCTTCTTACACAAATGAAACAACGGAACATAATAATAACTGTTTTTATCATAGGAATGGTATTATTGTTTTCCTGTAATAGAAGAATAATACGTTCACCTCTTTCTATTACGAAAACAAATTCAAGCGTTGCCGAAAAAAAACCTTACTTAATATTAATTTCGCTCGATGGTTTTCGCTGGGATTATGTTGAAAAATACAACCCACCCAATTTGAGTTCATTCATTAAAAATGGTGTTAAGTCTGCATCATTAATACCTTCATTCCCAAATAAAACTTTTCCGAACCATTATACAATTGCTACAGGACTTTATCCTGACAAACATGGAATAATAGGAAATATATTTTATGACTATAAAAAAGACATACTATTCAATAAGAGAAATCCTAAAATGGCCGAAGACGGCAGTTTTTATGGAGGTTCACCTATTTGGGTTGAGGCAAATAAAGTAAATATCGTAACCGCCAGTTATTTTTTCGTGGGAACCGAGGCCAATATTCAGGGAATCAGCCCCACATACTTTTATACATTTGACCATAGAGTTAAAAATGAGGAACGCGTTAATCAAACCATACATTGGTTGAACTTGAATAAGAAAAGTAGACCGCATTTAATCACTTTATATTTTGGTGATATGGATATTGTTGGACACGATTATGGTACTAATGATGACGAAAAACTAAAAACGGCATTGTTTGAATTAGATAAAAATTTAGGCGATCTGTTTAATAGAGTATCAGAAACTAATCTTCCAGTAAATATTATCATCGTTTCTGATCATGGCATGGGAAATCAGTCCACCAATAAAATAATACCTATAGATTCTATCGAAAACGATGACTTATTCATGACAATTGAAAATGGTACCATAGTATATATTCATCCAAAAAAAGAGGTTGAAATAGATTCGGCACTACTCTATTTAAGACAAAAGGAAAATAACTTCAAAGCTTATAGAACCGAAAACACACCAGGTTTTGAATACATTCCAACAAATAAAAATTGGGGTGCAATCCAATTAATACCAGATTACGGTTATCATTTTTGGAATCAAAAACGTAAAAACGCTCTTTCCGAAGAGGGTGTTGCAACATTTGGAGTTCATGGTTATGATAGCAAATACAAAGAAATGCATGGAATATTTTATGCCAATGGCCCAGCCTTTAAAGACGGCTATGAAATACCTGCGATAAAAAACATTTATATCTATCCATTAATGTGTGAGATTTTAGGATTAGAAATTCGAAAATCA from Zobellia alginiliquefaciens includes:
- a CDS encoding low molecular weight protein-tyrosine-phosphatase, with the translated sequence MKTNVLMVCLGNICRSPLAEGILQSKVDPKKVFVDSAGTGGYHIGNPPDPRSIAVARKYGLHIENQQCRQFQKSDFQKFDVIYTMDLSNFNNILKLAETPEDTNKVKLLLTEVDLTVIEVPDPYWDDNGFEKVYQLIDTACTSIAKKL
- a CDS encoding SAM-dependent methyltransferase, which produces MANRMENQGKLYLIPTTLGDNEPLEVLPISIKQAVEQIDHYIVENEKTARRFIKKISPRKSQPNLHLSVLNKYTEPEEIPTFLQSCLDGFNTGILSEAGCPGIADPGADVVKIAHDKNIQVVPLVGPSSIVLALMASGMNGQSFAFNGYLPIDGPERKSAIKRLEKLSKDYGQSQLFIETPYRNDKLFAELLKTLHPNTRVCVACDVTLPTEYILTKTIADWKRTKVESLHKRPAIFIIQG
- a CDS encoding ectonucleotide pyrophosphatase/phosphodiesterase, with protein sequence MKQRNIIITVFIIGMVLLFSCNRRIIRSPLSITKTNSSVAEKKPYLILISLDGFRWDYVEKYNPPNLSSFIKNGVKSASLIPSFPNKTFPNHYTIATGLYPDKHGIIGNIFYDYKKDILFNKRNPKMAEDGSFYGGSPIWVEANKVNIVTASYFFVGTEANIQGISPTYFYTFDHRVKNEERVNQTIHWLNLNKKSRPHLITLYFGDMDIVGHDYGTNDDEKLKTALFELDKNLGDLFNRVSETNLPVNIIIVSDHGMGNQSTNKIIPIDSIENDDLFMTIENGTIVYIHPKKEVEIDSALLYLRQKENNFKAYRTENTPGFEYIPTNKNWGAIQLIPDYGYHFWNQKRKNALSEEGVATFGVHGYDSKYKEMHGIFYANGPAFKDGYEIPAIKNIYIYPLMCEILGLEIRKSIDGDINQIKSVLKD